Proteins from a single region of Antechinus flavipes isolate AdamAnt ecotype Samford, QLD, Australia chromosome 2, AdamAnt_v2, whole genome shotgun sequence:
- the CEBPE gene encoding CCAAT/enhancer-binding protein epsilon, protein MSHGIYYDCEQRGGQSLEFPGSRTGPAELGDMCDHEASIDLSAYIESGEEQLLSDLFAVKPQPEPRGLKGPGTPAFPHYLPPDPRTFVYPAHAFGPDRKGLGPNAYSPAEGYDPRAVSVKEEPRGPECGRSSSRGSYNPLQYQVAHCGQTAMHLPPALGTPNQPLRVLKGPLAAAAAPPCSPLLKTPSPAGPPHKGKKAVNKDSLEYRLRRERNNIAVRKSRDKAKRRIQETQQKVLEYMAENERLRSRVDQLTQELDTLRNLFRQIPEAASLIKGVGCG, encoded by the exons ATGTCCCACGGGATCTACTACGACTGTGAGCAACGAGGAGGCCAATCGCTCGAGTTCCCAGGCAGCCGAACTGGGCCCGCGGAGCTAGGAGATATGTGTGACCACGAGGCCTCCATCGACCTGTCAGCCTACATTGAATCCGGTGAGGAACAGCTCCTCTCTGATCTTTTTGCTGTCAAACCACAACCTGAGCCTCGTGGCCTCAAGGGTCCTGGAACTCCTGCCTTCCCTCACTACCTCCCGCCAGACCCCAGGACCTTCGTCTATCCTGCCCACGCCTTTGGCCCTGACCGGAAGGGCTTAGGGCCCAACGCCTATAGCCCTGCGGAGGGATATGATCCCCGGGCAGTGTCCGTGAAAGAAGAGCCTCGGGGGCCCGAGTGCGGAAGAAGCTCTAGTCGAGGTAGCTACAACCCACTGCAATACCAGGTGGCACACTGTGGGCAGACTGCAATGCATCTGCCGCCAGCTCTGGGAACACCCAACCAGCCCCTTCGAGTCCTCAAG GGCCCCCTGGCTGCCGCGGCTGCCCCTCCCTGCAGTCCTCTTCTCAAGACTCCCTCTCCCGCCGGGCCTCCCCATAAGGGCAAGAAAGCGGTGAACAAGGACAGCCTGGAGTACCGACTGAGGCGGGAGCGCAACAACATCGCGGTCCGCAAAAGCCGGGACAAAGCCAAAAGGCGCATCCAGGAGACGCAGCAAAAGGTGCTGGAGTACATGGCCGAGAACGAGAGGCTCCGCAGCCGCGTAGACCAGCTCACCCAGGAGCTCGACACCCTGAGAAACCTCTTCCGCCAGATCCCCGAAGCTGCCAGCCTCATCAAGGGAGTGGGCTGTGGCTGA